AGACAATAACAACGGATTTAGCTAATTATAATTCTGAATATTTTCGCTTTGCCAATGAGCCAGTGGTACAAAGCCGCAGAGAAACAACAGAAGTAGGTATATTTCCTCCTAATGCCTTTGGGTTATACGATATGCACGGGAATATTCAGGAATGGTGTTTAGATCAGTATCATGAAAGCTATGATGGCGCGCCCACAGATGGGAGTGCCTGGATTGATGATGCTAACAATCATCTATTACGTAGAGTACTCCGGGGCGGTTCTTGGAACAATCTCCCTAGGGACTGTCGTAGTGCTCGTCGCGACAGCGACTTGCACGGCATCAGCTTCTTCGGATTTCGGCTTGTCCTCCGGGTTGGAGACTCTTAAACCCTTTACCCTTTTCCCCTTGTTTCCGTCGAAATTATTGAGTTTTAAGTCCAAAATTAATCAAAATAGGATTTATTTCCGACAGATAAATAATTCTTACTTATTTTGGGTGATACTGTTGGCGAAAGTAATCATTTTATCTTTTAGAGTAGTGTAGCAAATTCTCTCGCCATGAGAATGCGATCGCTTCGGAGGAAAAACTTTTTCCTCTACTGACATTATTGTTCTGGGATAGAAATAAAAGCTGATAGCTAATTTTCCCATGTAATACAAGGGGTGAGATATAATTAAGCCATGTATTGCATGGGAGGAATCAGACAATTGAAACGTTTTCGAGATCAAAAGTGATTTTTTCTTCTACGATATCAAACGGCTCCATGTCATACAAGGTTAGAAGTTGACTGTTTCCATGTATTTCATGGATAGTTTCAATCCTAATATTTCACTTTTACACTACTCTAGAAAAACAAAATGATTACTTTCGCCAACAGTATCTTCGCTAGTTTTACCCCCTAATGTATGCGCGTAGCGCTATACCCCATATACTTTGACTATGCCCGATTTTTGCTCAGAGCAAAAATCGGAAAGTGACAGAAGAGGGATAAGTTTGAACACAATCCTCAATTACATACTTATGCCTCCTTGGGGCGTGCCTTGTTCGGGGAATTCTGGATTAACCCCTGCTTTCAAACATCGCCGTAGACCTTTGATGGTAATTATTGATTTACCCTCATCTAATCCAAAGCATTTTAAAAGCGAACAATTGATTGCTTTAAGTCATGTTTAAATGTATCAATTTGATGTGTTGATGGTTTTAATCAGGCTATCACGCCACTTATCAATGTTTTCCGGACTCCAGTAATCCTTCCCAACTGTTGGGATAGAAATACTTACTCTTCCTTTTATATATTCGACGTAGTTAGGGAAGTCTACTGGCGTCTTGGGGTAAATTTGCAGCGCAAATGGATAGTGAGCACGACTCTTCCGCCAAAACGGACTTGCAAGAATGTGGTCATAACTGAAACTATTAAATTTCCATAGACCTTGATTATTGTCAAGAATGAGTTTTTCTAGTGTAATTTTTTCTCTAAGAACAGGTTTGTAGCTGTAAGCAGATACCTCCTTTGAGTAGTTTGGAACGAAAGGTGGAGAAAAATATGTGGATAAATCTGATAGAATCCTGTCAAATATTTTTGCATGCGTAGCGCGGGATGTAACGATCTCGTCCACTTGGTCGAACAAGTAACTAGCTACTATGGCAGAGAAAGGACTCATTCGAAAATTGAGACCGAACCCTGAAAATTCTTTAAAGTTTGGAGTTCCCTTGAAGGAGCCAGGTGATGTAATTGATTGCAGACGTTCGTATATTTCTTTGTCACTGGTCACTATT
The sequence above is a segment of the Gloeocapsa sp. DLM2.Bin57 genome. Coding sequences within it:
- a CDS encoding aminotransferase class V-fold PLP-dependent enzyme, whose protein sequence is MSHYNNINLYKTPRYTEDLGDVLKEFATSTMWDDWDLDGLLVDVPHKFAKKMGAEYGIFCCTGTAGLHASLMALELLPGDEIVVPCMTFIRAITPLVHLGLIPVLADIDTQTGNLDPESLKSVIGPKTRAVIVVHMWGIPADIRRILNICKEKGLYLVEDFSHAHFSKHEDGTVGSFGKVSFASLQRQKTLSVGEGGLIVTSDKEIYERLQSITSPGSFKGTPNFKEFSGFGLNFRMSPFSAIVASYLFDQVDEIVTSRATHAKIFDRILSDLSTYFSPPFVPNYSKEVSAYSYKPVLREKITLEKLILDNNQGLWKFNSFSYDHILASPFWRKSRAHYPFALQIYPKTPVDFPNYVEYIKGRVSISIPTVGKDYWSPENIDKWRDSLIKTINTSN